In a genomic window of Rubrobacter calidifluminis:
- the rsmA gene encoding 16S rRNA (adenine(1518)-N(6)/adenine(1519)-N(6))-dimethyltransferase RsmA: MTRPERPKKHLGQHFLKDPNTARIVAGGITREDVVLEIGAGRGFLTAFLAERARLVHAVELDRDVIPALREAVRDRENVIVHRADALRMDFSSLRPLPNRLAANLPYNIASPLVLRLLEEAPFVGWMRFMVQLEVARRMASRPGSKDYAAYAVLMQLLGEVRIVHRVPPSVFEPPPRVWSAVVEVRRRERPEDYEAIKEFVLAVFSSRRKRLVNNLPHEVRDRTEVALRELGRHPDVRAEELQPEELAALHRASSS; encoded by the coding sequence TTGACGCGGCCGGAGAGGCCCAAGAAGCACCTCGGGCAGCACTTCCTCAAAGACCCGAACACCGCGCGCATCGTCGCCGGGGGGATCACGCGGGAAGACGTGGTGCTCGAGATCGGGGCCGGCAGGGGCTTTCTCACGGCCTTCCTGGCCGAGAGGGCGCGACTGGTGCACGCGGTGGAGCTGGACCGGGACGTGATCCCGGCGCTCCGCGAAGCCGTGAGGGATCGTGAGAACGTCATCGTCCACCGGGCCGACGCCCTGCGCATGGATTTTTCCTCGCTCCGTCCCCTGCCGAACCGTCTCGCCGCCAACCTGCCGTACAACATCGCCTCCCCGCTCGTCCTCAGGCTGCTCGAGGAGGCGCCCTTCGTCGGGTGGATGCGTTTCATGGTGCAGCTCGAGGTGGCGAGGAGGATGGCCTCCCGACCCGGGAGCAAGGACTACGCGGCCTACGCGGTGCTCATGCAGCTGCTCGGGGAGGTGAGGATCGTCCACCGCGTCCCCCCATCCGTCTTCGAGCCGCCGCCGCGGGTCTGGTCGGCGGTCGTGGAGGTACGGCGCAGGGAAAGACCGGAGGATTACGAGGCGATCAAAGAGTTCGTCCTCGCGGTCTTCTCCAGCCGGCGCAAGCGGCTCGTCAACAACCTGCCGCACGAGGTCCGCGACCGGACCGAGGTGGCCCTGCGGGAGCTCGGCCGTCACCCCGATGTCAGGGCCGAGGAGCTTCAGCCCGAAGAGCTCGCCGCGCTCCACCGGGCGTCGAGCAGCTGA
- the rsmI gene encoding 16S rRNA (cytidine(1402)-2'-O)-methyltransferase, protein MPLVVVPTPIGNMEDITLRALRVLREADVIACEDTRRTGRLLARHGIENRLLAYHEHNEDRLAPRLCREAREKTVALVSDAGMPLVSDPGYRLVRCCIEAGVRVEALPGPSALTTALAVSGLPADVVIFAGFVPRRGKGREELLDKVRRERATFVLFESPNRLARTLEELPPEAPVAVCRELTKLHEEVFRGTAKEAAERFAAGARGEVVVVVRGGEGLGRDDLEEALADARRYVSQGESPSRAASRAARGRGVSRGEVYDRLVRREG, encoded by the coding sequence ATGCCGCTCGTCGTCGTCCCGACCCCGATAGGCAACATGGAGGACATAACGCTGCGCGCCCTGAGGGTCCTGCGCGAGGCGGACGTCATAGCCTGCGAGGACACCCGGCGAACCGGGAGGCTCCTCGCCCGTCACGGCATAGAGAACCGGCTTCTGGCCTACCACGAGCACAACGAAGACCGGCTCGCCCCGAGGCTCTGCCGCGAGGCGCGTGAGAAGACCGTGGCGCTCGTTTCAGACGCCGGGATGCCGCTCGTCTCGGATCCCGGATACCGGCTGGTCCGCTGCTGCATCGAGGCGGGCGTAAGGGTCGAGGCGCTCCCCGGTCCCTCGGCGCTCACCACGGCGCTCGCCGTCTCCGGGCTGCCGGCCGACGTGGTGATCTTCGCCGGTTTCGTACCCCGCAGGGGGAAGGGGCGCGAGGAGCTGCTGGATAAGGTACGCCGGGAGAGGGCGACCTTCGTGCTCTTCGAGTCCCCGAACCGCCTCGCCAGGACGCTCGAGGAGCTGCCCCCGGAGGCCCCGGTCGCCGTCTGCCGGGAGCTCACCAAGCTGCACGAGGAGGTCTTCCGGGGCACGGCGAAGGAGGCCGCGGAGCGCTTCGCCGCGGGTGCGAGGGGCGAGGTCGTGGTCGTGGTGCGGGGTGGGGAGGGGTTGGGGAGGGACGATCTCGAGGAGGCGCTCGCGGACGCCCGGCGGTATGTCTCGCAGGGGGAGAGCCCATCCCGCGCCGCCTCCCGCGCCGCGCGTGGCAGGGGGGTGAGCAGGGGCGAGGTCTACGACCGGCTGGTCCGGAGGGAGGGGTGA
- a CDS encoding ROK family protein, giving the protein MGGTKIAAGVITPQGEALSRVRYPTSSSAEILLSTLVRAINEVREGFEVGGVCLSVPGFVSERENRVVYSPNLRAVEGIPLKEVLEPRIGLPLTVENDANAAAWGELRFGLDRRVEHLVMVTLGTGIGGGVVSHGMLLRGAQGAAGELGHVTVLPSGPRCACGNRGCLEVMASGTSIGRRAREIAARYPGSALAELAMERKIFGEDVSRLAAAGDEGALAVLEETGRWLGIGLASFVNVFNPEVVAIGGGAVDAGEPLLGPAREEVRLRARPPSRDLVVVKGATLGPESGMFGAAALARDPKTGRYILDEA; this is encoded by the coding sequence GTGGGGGGTACCAAGATCGCCGCCGGGGTAATAACCCCACAGGGCGAGGCGCTCAGCCGGGTCCGTTACCCCACCTCCTCTTCAGCGGAGATTCTGCTTTCGACCCTCGTCCGCGCGATAAACGAGGTGCGGGAGGGCTTCGAGGTGGGAGGGGTGTGCCTCTCGGTGCCGGGGTTCGTCTCCGAGCGGGAGAACCGGGTGGTCTACTCCCCGAACCTGCGCGCGGTCGAGGGGATACCCCTCAAGGAGGTGCTCGAGCCCCGGATAGGGCTCCCGCTGACCGTTGAGAACGACGCGAACGCGGCGGCCTGGGGCGAGCTGCGCTTCGGGCTCGATCGCAGGGTCGAGCACCTGGTGATGGTGACGCTCGGCACCGGCATCGGTGGGGGTGTGGTCTCGCACGGCATGCTTTTGCGCGGGGCGCAGGGGGCCGCCGGGGAGCTCGGACACGTGACCGTACTCCCCAGCGGGCCGCGCTGCGCCTGCGGCAACCGCGGTTGCCTGGAGGTGATGGCCTCCGGGACTTCGATCGGGAGGCGCGCGAGGGAGATCGCCGCCAGGTATCCCGGCTCGGCGCTCGCGGAGCTCGCGATGGAGCGTAAGATCTTCGGCGAGGACGTGAGCCGCCTGGCCGCTGCGGGCGACGAGGGAGCGCTGGCGGTGCTCGAGGAGACCGGACGGTGGCTCGGGATAGGGCTCGCATCCTTTGTCAACGTCTTCAACCCGGAGGTCGTCGCCATAGGGGGCGGGGCCGTCGACGCCGGGGAGCCGCTGCTCGGGCCGGCGCGCGAGGAGGTGCGTCTGAGGGCGCGTCCTCCCTCACGCGACCTCGTGGTCGTCAAGGGGGCCACCCTCGGCCCCGAGTCGGGGATGTTCGGGGCGGCGGCGCTCGCCCGCGACCCAAAGACCGGCCGCTACATCCTCGACGAGGCGTAG
- a CDS encoding YbfB/YjiJ family MFS transporter: protein MQERKDGQAPGSAFRPLASGILALVVAMGIGRFAYTPILPYMQKAFGLSTGQSGLLASSNYLGYLSGAALLTVVPPRAHHHGAALRASLAATALTTGLMAATGNFAVWLGLRFLAGVASAGVFVLASGAVLEALRRRRGARLSGWLYSGVGIGIALSGLLVLFIGSAGSRGTGWRADWVSLAVLAAVLSVVCRAWLPEGEAPVSGASGADAERGLGRLLSLLWISYFLEGAGYIVSGTFLVKIVEDTPGLNGVGTAAWVLVGVAAAPSTVLWAGVSSRIGYLRALCVAYPLQAAGIALPVLSGSEWAAALSAVLFGGTFMGITALVITYASRKTGGSSRVIGLLTAAFGLGQVVGPLLPAALGNSFTPALLAAAGAALAGGLILAAPALGDRG from the coding sequence GTGCAGGAGAGAAAGGACGGGCAGGCCCCGGGGTCTGCCTTCCGTCCGCTCGCTTCCGGGATCCTCGCCCTGGTGGTGGCGATGGGCATCGGACGCTTCGCCTACACCCCGATCCTGCCCTACATGCAGAAAGCCTTCGGCCTCAGCACCGGTCAGAGCGGGCTTCTGGCCTCCAGCAATTACCTGGGGTACCTGTCCGGCGCGGCGCTGCTCACCGTGGTGCCTCCGCGGGCGCACCATCACGGGGCCGCACTGCGGGCGAGCCTTGCGGCCACCGCGCTGACCACCGGGCTCATGGCGGCCACCGGCAACTTCGCGGTCTGGCTCGGGCTGAGGTTCCTGGCGGGGGTGGCCAGCGCGGGGGTCTTCGTCCTCGCCTCCGGAGCGGTCCTGGAGGCGCTCCGGCGCAGGCGCGGCGCCCGCCTCTCGGGGTGGCTCTACAGCGGGGTCGGGATCGGTATAGCCCTCTCCGGGCTTCTGGTCCTGTTCATAGGCAGTGCAGGGAGCCGGGGAACGGGCTGGAGAGCCGACTGGGTCTCCCTCGCGGTCCTCGCCGCAGTGCTTTCGGTGGTGTGCCGGGCGTGGCTCCCGGAGGGCGAAGCTCCGGTCTCCGGCGCGTCCGGAGCGGATGCGGAGCGTGGCCTGGGACGTTTGCTCTCCCTGCTCTGGATCTCCTACTTCCTGGAGGGAGCGGGGTACATCGTGAGCGGCACGTTCCTGGTCAAGATAGTGGAGGACACGCCGGGGCTGAACGGGGTCGGGACTGCGGCCTGGGTACTGGTCGGCGTGGCTGCCGCACCCTCCACGGTGCTCTGGGCCGGGGTATCCTCCCGAATCGGATACCTGCGCGCCCTCTGCGTCGCCTACCCGCTGCAGGCCGCAGGGATAGCCCTGCCGGTACTCTCCGGCTCGGAGTGGGCTGCCGCGCTATCCGCCGTCCTCTTCGGCGGCACCTTCATGGGCATCACCGCCCTCGTCATCACCTACGCCAGCCGCAAGACCGGAGGTTCTTCGCGGGTGATCGGGCTGCTCACCGCGGCCTTCGGGCTCGGGCAGGTGGTAGGCCCCCTGCTCCCCGCAGCCCTCGGGAACTCCTTCACCCCGGCGCTGCTCGCCGCAGCGGGCGCGGCGCTCGCCGGCGGGCTCATCCTGGCAGCCCCGGCGCTCGGGGATCGCGGCTAG
- a CDS encoding GntR family transcriptional regulator produces the protein MGLRVDSKSHVPVHVQLEEQIKHLILAGSFGPGERLPSIRELAGYLRINRNTVARVFSELEREGYVESRRGSGVYVLEPPVDEAEMRRQELLERVMELAAEQGVSAEDLGYALLARAGVSAVVEKVPVLFVECNEPELASFSAELEERLPVEVEGVLVDELEERVATLEELPWRLAVTTFYHVGEVGRVMEPRGIETVALLSVATIESLRRLAELPEGTIVGVVGGSRTCAENLLRSLEGAGLTHLSFYKIESSADVREGTRVVVCGNPAAHRLEELDLPKGVEVILQGRTLSRGGIELLGRMLRGETSRRASR, from the coding sequence ATGGGATTGAGGGTAGACTCGAAGAGCCATGTACCGGTACATGTACAGCTGGAGGAGCAGATCAAGCACCTCATCCTCGCGGGCAGCTTTGGTCCCGGGGAGCGGCTGCCGAGCATCCGGGAGCTCGCCGGGTATCTGAGGATCAACCGCAACACGGTAGCGCGGGTGTTCTCGGAGCTGGAGCGGGAGGGGTACGTGGAGAGCCGGCGGGGGAGCGGGGTATACGTGCTCGAGCCGCCGGTGGACGAGGCCGAGATGCGCAGGCAGGAGCTTTTGGAGCGGGTGATGGAGCTCGCGGCGGAGCAGGGGGTTTCTGCGGAGGATCTGGGATACGCGCTGCTGGCGCGGGCGGGGGTCTCGGCGGTGGTGGAGAAGGTCCCTGTGCTCTTCGTCGAGTGCAACGAGCCGGAGCTCGCGAGCTTCTCGGCGGAGCTGGAGGAGAGGCTACCGGTCGAGGTCGAGGGTGTGCTGGTCGACGAGCTGGAAGAGAGAGTGGCTACGCTGGAGGAGTTGCCGTGGCGGCTCGCGGTCACGACCTTCTACCACGTCGGCGAGGTGGGCAGGGTGATGGAGCCGCGCGGCATCGAGACGGTGGCGCTGCTCTCGGTCGCCACAATCGAGAGCCTGAGGAGGCTGGCGGAGCTCCCGGAGGGCACGATTGTGGGCGTGGTCGGTGGCTCGCGGACCTGTGCCGAGAACCTGTTGCGCTCGCTGGAGGGTGCGGGGCTCACCCACCTGAGCTTCTACAAGATCGAAAGCTCCGCCGACGTCAGGGAGGGAACGCGGGTGGTGGTGTGCGGCAACCCGGCGGCGCATCGGCTCGAAGAGCTCGACCTCCCGAAGGGTGTGGAGGTGATCCTGCAGGGGCGCACCCTGAGCCGGGGTGGCATAGAGCTGCTGGGCAGGATGCTGCGGGGGGAGACATCCCGGAGAGCATCCCGGTGA
- a CDS encoding TatD family hydrolase, translating to MLVDSHAHLLMLDVSPEEAVEEARGAGVGVVVNIGTDAEDSRKGVALAAALPHVCTTVGIHPHNAHAYTASDLETVAELSESPGVVAIGEVGLDYYRGRETGEAQRALFEDEISLANDLRMPLVIHCREAFEDVMSLLSGARVPVVLHCFEGGRREVEEAKERGYYIGLTGNVTYKNSRTAGVLGLIDAERLLLETDSPYLSPRPVRGRRNRPANVVHTARFVAERLGVPEEEIARTTTANARRLFGLPPEVE from the coding sequence ATGCTCGTAGACTCCCACGCGCACCTCCTCATGCTCGACGTCTCCCCCGAAGAGGCCGTGGAGGAGGCCAGGGGTGCCGGGGTCGGGGTGGTGGTGAACATCGGGACCGATGCGGAAGACTCCAGGAAAGGAGTGGCGCTCGCCGCTGCGCTGCCCCACGTCTGCACCACCGTCGGCATCCACCCTCACAACGCACATGCCTACACGGCCTCGGATCTGGAGACCGTGGCGGAGCTCTCCGAGTCGCCGGGGGTCGTCGCCATCGGCGAGGTCGGGCTGGACTACTATCGGGGCCGGGAGACCGGCGAGGCCCAGCGGGCGCTCTTCGAGGACGAGATCTCGCTCGCCAACGACCTCAGGATGCCGCTCGTCATCCACTGCCGCGAGGCCTTCGAGGATGTGATGTCGCTGCTCTCGGGGGCGAGGGTGCCGGTCGTGCTCCACTGCTTCGAGGGGGGACGCAGGGAGGTCGAGGAGGCGAAGGAGCGCGGCTACTACATAGGCCTCACCGGTAACGTCACCTACAAGAACAGCCGGACGGCGGGAGTACTGGGCCTGATCGATGCGGAGCGCCTCCTTTTGGAGACGGACTCCCCGTACCTGAGCCCCCGTCCGGTGCGCGGCAGGAGGAACCGACCGGCCAACGTCGTCCACACCGCCCGGTTCGTCGCGGAGCGACTCGGGGTGCCGGAGGAGGAGATCGCGCGCACCACCACGGCCAACGCCCGGCGTCTGTTCGGGCTGCCCCCGGAGGTCGAATAG
- a CDS encoding ribose-phosphate diphosphokinase has protein sequence MENGYLTQTTEKRLMLFSGRGYPELAERIAERLDVPLGEVELETFPNGEVYARYLESVRGADVFIIQSLGDPVNENLMELLVMIDAARRASAKRITAVIPWYAYSRQDRKTKPREPISARLVANLIAAAGAERVMTMDLHVGQIEGFFSFPVDHLTAMHTFVDYFVEAGFRGADDAVVVAPDTGEVKMAKAFAGHLELPWAILSKTRHAARQSEVTHVIGEVAGKRAIMIDDVIGTAGTLVGAAERLVQEGARDIRAAATHGEFSGSAYEKIEDSPIEEVVVTDTLPPKRGKTSKKIRRLTIAPILASTIRNVFTDDSVSAVFMGENQLF, from the coding sequence ATGGAGAACGGATACCTGACTCAGACCACCGAGAAGCGGCTGATGCTTTTTTCAGGCCGGGGATATCCCGAGCTGGCCGAGCGGATCGCCGAGCGTCTCGACGTACCCCTGGGCGAGGTCGAGCTGGAGACCTTCCCCAACGGGGAGGTCTACGCCCGCTACCTGGAGTCCGTCCGGGGGGCGGACGTCTTCATCATCCAGTCGCTCGGGGACCCGGTCAACGAGAACCTGATGGAGCTTCTGGTGATGATCGACGCGGCGCGACGGGCCTCGGCGAAGCGGATCACGGCCGTCATCCCCTGGTACGCCTACTCCCGCCAGGACCGCAAGACCAAGCCGCGCGAGCCGATCTCCGCGCGGCTGGTGGCGAACCTGATCGCGGCGGCCGGTGCCGAGCGGGTAATGACGATGGACCTGCACGTCGGGCAGATCGAGGGGTTCTTCTCCTTCCCGGTCGACCACCTGACCGCGATGCACACCTTCGTCGACTACTTCGTCGAGGCGGGCTTCAGGGGGGCTGATGACGCCGTGGTCGTGGCCCCGGACACGGGGGAGGTGAAGATGGCCAAGGCTTTCGCCGGGCATCTGGAGCTCCCCTGGGCCATCCTGAGCAAGACCCGGCACGCCGCCCGCCAGTCGGAGGTCACCCACGTGATAGGGGAGGTGGCCGGCAAGCGGGCGATCATGATAGACGACGTGATCGGGACGGCCGGGACGCTGGTCGGGGCGGCGGAGAGGCTCGTGCAGGAGGGGGCGCGGGACATCCGGGCCGCGGCCACCCACGGGGAGTTCTCGGGTTCGGCCTACGAGAAGATAGAGGACTCTCCCATAGAGGAGGTCGTGGTGACCGACACCCTCCCGCCGAAGCGGGGGAAGACCTCGAAAAAGATAAGGCGCCTGACGATCGCCCCGATTTTGGCCAGCACGATACGCAACGTGTTCACCGACGACTCGGTGAGCGCGGTCTTCATGGGCGAGAACCAGCTCTTCTAG
- the glmU gene encoding bifunctional UDP-N-acetylglucosamine diphosphorylase/glucosamine-1-phosphate N-acetyltransferase GlmU, translating into MSHRGPIFAVVLAAGKGTRMKSNRAKVLHTLCGVPMVNYAIEAIRPLSPERLLVVVGHQAEEVKKVLPPDTEPVLQREQLGTGDAVRVALEAIEERDGILLVVNGDGPLISARTLVGLVERHRSAGVGATVLVAELPDPGGLGRVMEDAGVVRIVEERDASEEERKIRLVNLGLYSFELGEIRRAIGLLGADNEQGELYLTDALEIIGRRARAVTYLLEDLEEANLVNDRSHLARAEEILRRRILDAHMREGVTVRDPASTHIEAGVEIGRDTVILPGTFLRGRTKVGSDCVIGPFSDLSDTTVGDGAVVEHSVGRGAEIGDRVSVGPFAYLRPGTVLEEGSKVGAHCEVKNSRVGRGSKVPHLSYVGDAEIGEGVNLGAGTITANYDGKNKNKTSIEDGAFTGVNTSLIAPVTIGRGSYLGAGSVVNKDVPPGKLAVGAPARAIRDISGAGGEKSEAGEEE; encoded by the coding sequence ATGTCGCATCGAGGTCCCATCTTCGCCGTGGTCCTGGCGGCGGGCAAGGGAACGAGGATGAAATCCAACCGCGCCAAGGTCCTGCACACCCTGTGCGGGGTTCCGATGGTCAACTACGCGATAGAGGCGATAAGACCACTCTCTCCCGAGAGGCTCCTCGTCGTGGTGGGCCACCAGGCGGAGGAGGTGAAAAAGGTGCTCCCGCCCGACACCGAGCCGGTCCTGCAGCGCGAGCAGCTCGGCACCGGGGATGCGGTGCGGGTCGCGCTCGAGGCGATAGAGGAGAGGGATGGGATTCTGCTCGTCGTCAACGGCGACGGTCCGCTCATCTCCGCGCGCACGCTCGTGGGGCTCGTCGAGCGGCACCGCTCGGCGGGGGTCGGAGCCACGGTGCTGGTCGCGGAGCTGCCCGACCCGGGCGGGCTCGGGCGGGTGATGGAGGACGCCGGCGTGGTGCGGATAGTCGAGGAGCGGGACGCGAGCGAGGAGGAGAGGAAGATAAGGCTCGTCAACCTGGGGCTGTACTCCTTCGAACTCGGGGAGATAAGACGGGCCATCGGCCTCCTCGGCGCGGACAACGAGCAGGGTGAGCTCTACCTGACCGACGCGCTGGAGATCATCGGCCGGCGGGCGCGGGCCGTGACCTACCTTCTGGAGGACCTGGAGGAGGCCAACCTGGTCAACGACCGCTCACACCTGGCCCGGGCGGAGGAGATCCTCCGTCGGCGCATCCTGGACGCCCACATGCGCGAGGGGGTGACGGTGCGCGACCCGGCGAGCACGCACATCGAAGCCGGGGTCGAGATCGGGCGGGACACGGTGATCCTGCCGGGCACCTTCCTCAGGGGCAGGACGAAGGTCGGATCGGACTGCGTGATAGGCCCCTTCTCCGATCTCTCGGACACGACGGTGGGGGACGGGGCGGTCGTCGAGCACTCCGTCGGGCGGGGGGCGGAGATCGGGGACAGGGTGAGCGTCGGGCCCTTCGCCTACCTGCGTCCGGGTACGGTGCTCGAGGAAGGCTCGAAGGTCGGGGCGCACTGCGAGGTGAAGAACAGCCGCGTCGGACGCGGGAGCAAGGTCCCGCACCTCTCGTACGTGGGGGATGCGGAGATCGGGGAGGGCGTCAACCTCGGCGCCGGCACGATAACCGCCAACTACGACGGCAAGAACAAGAACAAGACCAGCATAGAGGACGGGGCCTTCACCGGGGTCAACACGAGTTTGATCGCCCCGGTTACAATAGGGAGAGGCTCCTACCTCGGGGCCGGGAGCGTGGTGAACAAGGACGTGCCGCCGGGCAAGCTCGCCGTAGGTGCTCCGGCCCGCGCGATCCGGGACATCTCCGGGGCGGGTGGCGAGAAGAGTGAGGCTGGCGAGGAGGAATAG
- a CDS encoding 50S ribosomal protein L25, whose amino-acid sequence MPENVSLRAEERERRGKNDARRLRAAGMLPAVLYGNGPDGGRVMAVPAKIVDHTLHHLGDNALYDIELPDSGRATARIVDAQRDPLTGRLLHVDFAPVNMTERIEVTVPLVVSGEAPGAKEGGVLQQVLYEVQVESLPGNIPQELEIDVSNLGIGENLTLGDIELPEGVALISDPDEVAVTVTTPTEVTEEEMAQAGIVEEQPEEARTDEEEAPSGEEQGETPAE is encoded by the coding sequence ATGCCGGAGAACGTCAGCCTGCGGGCCGAGGAGCGCGAGCGCAGGGGTAAGAACGATGCCCGACGGCTGCGGGCCGCCGGGATGCTGCCCGCCGTACTCTACGGGAACGGGCCTGACGGTGGACGGGTAATGGCCGTACCCGCCAAGATCGTGGACCATACCCTGCACCATCTGGGGGACAACGCCCTCTACGACATAGAGCTGCCGGACAGCGGCCGGGCGACGGCGAGAATCGTCGACGCGCAGCGCGACCCGCTGACAGGGAGGCTGTTGCACGTGGACTTCGCCCCGGTCAACATGACCGAGCGCATCGAGGTGACGGTCCCGCTCGTCGTCTCGGGCGAGGCGCCGGGGGCCAAGGAGGGCGGCGTGCTGCAGCAGGTGCTCTACGAGGTGCAGGTGGAGTCGCTCCCGGGCAACATCCCGCAGGAGCTCGAGATCGACGTCTCGAATCTCGGCATTGGCGAGAACCTGACGCTCGGCGACATCGAGCTGCCGGAAGGTGTCGCCCTGATCTCCGACCCGGATGAGGTCGCGGTTACCGTGACCACGCCGACCGAGGTCACAGAGGAGGAGATGGCACAGGCCGGCATAGTCGAGGAGCAGCCGGAGGAGGCGCGCACCGACGAGGAGGAGGCGCCCTCCGGGGAGGAGCAGGGGGAGACCCCCGCAGAGTAG
- a CDS encoding DMT family transporter produces the protein MSKNTGAEERGRAIPGNYPVLLAAVLWGTTGTAGAFAPPSATPEAIGAARVTVGGLALLAVTLWRGTLRGHRWPLLETATGCAGVAAYQVLFFSGVSRTGVAIGTIVAIGSAPIFGGITGFLVRGERLSSRWATATALAVVGCTLLIGAGGGISVDPLGIVLSLGAGASYAAYATASKGLLERIPPEVVMAVIFTGGAVLLSPVLVLSGAGWLLEGRGIGVALHLGLVATAAAYFLFGRGLRLIPVATATTLSLAEPLTAALLGVFVLGEHLTPLELLGGALLFCGLVVLSQRDTAS, from the coding sequence ATGAGCAAGAACACGGGCGCGGAGGAGCGGGGTAGGGCGATTCCCGGAAACTACCCGGTACTGCTCGCCGCCGTGCTCTGGGGTACGACCGGGACGGCCGGGGCCTTCGCCCCGCCCTCGGCCACACCGGAGGCCATCGGGGCGGCGAGGGTCACGGTGGGGGGCCTGGCGCTGCTGGCGGTCACGCTGTGGCGCGGCACGCTGCGCGGACACCGGTGGCCCCTCCTCGAAACGGCAACGGGGTGTGCGGGGGTGGCAGCCTACCAGGTGCTGTTCTTCAGCGGTGTATCGAGGACCGGGGTGGCTATAGGCACGATCGTCGCCATCGGGAGCGCTCCGATCTTCGGAGGCATCACAGGTTTTCTGGTCCGGGGCGAGCGCCTCTCATCCCGGTGGGCAACCGCTACGGCGCTCGCGGTCGTCGGATGTACACTACTGATCGGCGCCGGCGGCGGCATCTCCGTCGATCCCCTGGGTATCGTGCTCTCTTTAGGTGCAGGCGCCTCCTACGCGGCCTACGCCACCGCGAGCAAGGGCCTGCTGGAACGCATCCCGCCGGAGGTGGTGATGGCCGTCATCTTCACCGGAGGGGCGGTGCTGCTCTCGCCGGTGCTGGTGCTCTCCGGTGCGGGATGGCTCCTAGAGGGCAGAGGAATCGGGGTGGCGCTGCATCTGGGACTCGTGGCTACCGCCGCGGCGTACTTCCTGTTCGGCCGGGGACTCAGACTGATCCCGGTCGCGACCGCGACGACCCTCTCGCTCGCCGAGCCACTGACCGCTGCCCTCCTTGGGGTCTTCGTGCTTGGCGAGCACCTCACACCGCTCGAACTGCTGGGCGGCGCCCTCTTATTCTGCGGGCTCGTGGTTCTCTCGCAGCGGGACACTGCGTCCTGA
- the pth gene encoding aminoacyl-tRNA hydrolase, translated as MAGLGNPGRRYANTRHNAGYMVVDELAARHGGAWRRRKRAEEAEIRLNGVSVVLVKPTTFMNDSGRALVAYSGDRLLVVHDDLDLPAGAVRVKVGGGAGGHNGLRSVIGNLGPEFVRVRVGIGRPPEGVEVIDYVLGRMDGTVREAVPRATDAVEVVVEEGAEAAMNRFNARSRASR; from the coding sequence GTGGCCGGGCTCGGTAATCCGGGGCGGCGCTACGCGAACACCCGCCACAACGCGGGTTACATGGTGGTGGACGAGCTCGCCGCCCGCCACGGCGGCGCCTGGCGCAGGCGGAAGCGGGCCGAGGAGGCGGAGATCCGTCTGAACGGGGTTTCGGTCGTGCTCGTCAAGCCGACCACCTTCATGAACGATTCTGGGCGTGCGCTCGTCGCCTATTCCGGCGACCGTCTCCTGGTCGTCCACGACGACCTGGACCTGCCCGCGGGCGCCGTGCGGGTGAAGGTTGGGGGGGGCGCTGGCGGTCACAACGGACTGCGCTCGGTGATCGGGAACCTCGGGCCCGAATTCGTCCGCGTGAGGGTCGGGATAGGCCGGCCCCCGGAGGGCGTGGAGGTGATCGACTACGTGCTCGGGCGGATGGACGGAACGGTGAGGGAGGCGGTCCCCCGCGCGACGGACGCCGTCGAGGTGGTGGTGGAGGAGGGGGCCGAGGCGGCCATGAACCGCTTCAACGCCCGCAGCCGGGCCAGCCGGTAA